The Sesamum indicum cultivar Zhongzhi No. 13 linkage group LG2, S_indicum_v1.0, whole genome shotgun sequence genome contains a region encoding:
- the LOC105179198 gene encoding vinorine synthase: protein MKTEGEIISREHIKPSSPTPLEQRTYKLSLLDQIVPPIYVPLVLYYPNLENTPKDPDFISQTTQILRQSLSATLTRFYPLAGRIKDKLSIDCNDEGVPFVVTKFNTRLSDFLKNPDSQVCRGHIPSPLTWAEPGPGSNVALIQVNFFDCGGIAVGSLFLHKVADGVTIGTFMKAWAAAARGSVETVSPDYAAQSFFPQNETMKRESHLFSAMRQYFKFGKTVMRRYVFDALAISALRAKLSSTEGLKQRPSKVEVVSALLWKCFIIASNKSSNNHPTTSLVTHGVNMRRKAEPPFPEHSFGNFVWLVPASSTNDHTDADLENLFSKVRNTISTVDVEFVKRMQGESGFLGYCKNLEESWKGFPENADYLAISSWCNFGLYSIDFGLGRPIWISKCDAGSEVDWPFINVLWLMDTRQGGGIEAWLTLDEHYIEAFDKIQELRDLASVDPSPLDTYSAAPVVPK, encoded by the coding sequence atgaagacGGAGGGGGAGATTATTTCACGAGAACACATCAAGCCCTCTTCACCAACACCTCTTGAACAAAGAACCTACAAGCTATCTTTACTTGATCAGATCGTTCCACCCATCTATGTTCCTCTTGTGTTATACTATCCTAATCTGGAAAACACACCGAAGGACCCTGATTTCATTTCTCAAACGACACAAATCCTCAGACAGTCCCTTTCGGCAACTCTAACCCGATTTTATCCCTTGGCCGGGAGAATCAAAGATAAGTTGTCCATCGACTGCAATGACGAAGGGGTCCCTTTTGTCGTCACCAAATTCAACACTCGTCTGTCGGATTTCCTGAAAAACCCCGACTCTCAGGTCTGTCGGGGTCACATTCCGAGCCCGCTCACTTGGGCGGAACCAGGGCCTGGATCCAACGTCGCCCTCATCCAGGTTAACTTCTTCGATTGTGGCGGCATAGCTGTTGGTTCACTGTTCTTGCATAAAGTAGCAGATGGAGTAACAATCGGCACGTTCATGAAAGCATGGGCCGCCGCTGCCCGGGGTTCTGTCGAAACAGTGTCGCCTGATTACGCGGCTCAATCTTTCTTCCCGCAGAACGAAACTATGAAAAGGGAATCTCATTTGTTCTCTGCTATGAGACAGTATTTCAAGTTCGGGAAGACTGTCATGAGACGCTATGTTTTCGATGCATTGGCAATATCAGCACTCAGAGCGAAACTGTCGTCAACAGAAGGCCTGAAACAGCGTCCCTCGAAAGTCGAAGTAGTATCGGCACTGCTCTGGAAATGCTTCATCATTGCATCAAACAAATCCAGTAACAATCACCCGACAACATCTTTGGTGACTCACGGAGTGAACATGAGAAGAAAAGCTGAACCCCCTTTCCCCGAACACAGCTTCGGCAACTTCGTCTGGCTCGTGCCCGCATCAAGCACGAACGATCATACAGATGCCGACCTGGAAAACTTGTTCAGCAAAGTGAGAAACACGATAAGCACAGTCGACGTCGAATTTGTAAAAAGAATGCAGGGAGAATCAGGGTTTCTGGGTTACTGCAAGAATCTTGAGGAGTCCTGGAAAGGATTCCCTGAGAACGCTGATTACCTGGCAATCTCGAGCTGGTGCAATTTCGGTCTTTACAGCATTGATTTCGGGTTGGGGAGGCCGATTTGGATAAGTAAATGCGATGCGGGGAGTGAAGTAGATTGGCCATTCATCAATGTGCTTTGGTTGATGGACACGAGACAGGGCGGCGGAATTGAAGCATGGCTCACCCTGGATGAACATTACATCGAGGCGTTCGACAAAATTCAGGAGCTTCGCGATCTTGCTTCCGTTGATCCTAGTCCATTGGACACATATTCCGCAGCACCAGTTGTTCCGAAGTGA
- the LOC105155423 gene encoding vinorine synthase-like translates to MEMEMEMISRENIKPSTPTPDHLRVYKISLLDQIIPPAFAPAVLYFAPDSTSVSQRIQLLKDSLALTLTHFYPLAGVVRDAFSIDCNDEGLPFFVANVKGLLRDFLDRPDVLFISRLIPSEFSWDEGAGPGANVGTVQLNYFDCGGMAICLMLSHHIADATTACTFFKSWAAAANDSAQNLSPDYIAQSAFPQQPSMPKESYLFYPLQKFMKIGKFVTTRYVFDASAISTLKAKSTSSNDNHSTRVEVVSAFIWKCFMAAVEEESSNDHKPFLLTHPLNLRRRAEPQFPENSFGNFLWMAAAQCGNPTDKDLKELVKEVKRAMGRVDKQFMKRMQSEDGYYENVEELRQGIPEEANWLAFSSWCKIGFYEVDFGWGRPVWLSGFVSGDSDTVLPNSATLVETRSGDGIEAWVILDERYAAAFQKNEELLLCACFNPTVL, encoded by the coding sequence atggagatggagatggagaTGATCTCAAGGGAGAACATCAAGCCCTCTACACCAACACCTGATCATCTGAGAGTCTACAAGATTTCACTTCTTGACCAAATCATCCCTCCTGCTTTTGCTCCGGCAGTCCTATACTTTGCTCCCGACTCGACATCCGTTTCTCAAAGAATCCAGCTTCTGAAGGATTCACTTGCTTTAACTCTCACTCACTTTTACCCTCTTGCCGGGGTCGTTAGAGATGCTTTCTCTATAGACTGCAACGACGAAGGCCTTCCCTTTTTTGTGGCTAACGTTAAAGGCCTACTGAGAGATTTTCTTGATCGCCCTGATGTTCTATTCATCAGCAGATTGATTCCTAGTGAGTTCAGTTGGGACGAGGGTGCCGGTCCAGGCGCAAATGTGGGAACAGTACAACTGAACTATTTTGATTGTGGTGGAATGGCAATCTGCCTGATGTTATCACACCATATAGCAGATGCGACCACAGCCTGCACATTTTTCAAATCTTGGGCCGCCGCTGCTAATGATTCTGCCCAAAACTTGAGTCCGGATTACATCGCTCAATCGGCTTTCCCACAACAGCCTTCCATGCCAAAAGAATCATATTTGTTCTATCCTCTACagaaattcatgaaaattGGAAAGTTTGTCACGACGAGATATGTGTTTGATGCCTCAGCTATATCCACTCTCAAGGCCAAATCAACCAGCTCAAACGATAACCATTCGACCCGTGTTGAAGTCGTGTCGGCCTTCATCTGGAAATGCTTCATGGCAGCTGTTGAGGAAGAATCCAGCAACGATCACAAGCCCTTTCTGCTCACTCACCCTCTGAACCTGAGACGACGAGCCGAACCGCAGTTTCCGGAGAACAGTTTTGGCAACTTCTTGTGGATGGCAGCAGCACAGTGCGGTAACCCGACGGACAAAGACTTGAAGGAATTGGTGAAAGAAGTGAAAAGGGCAATGGGAAGAGTAGACAAGCAGTTCATGAAACGTATGCAGAGTGAAGATGGGTACTATGAGAATGTTGAGGAGCTGAGACAGGGAATTCCTGAGGAAGCTAACTGGTTGGCTTTCAGCAGTTGGTGCAAGATTGGTTTCTACGAGGTTGATTTTGGTTGGGGAAGGCCTGTTTGGCTGTCGGGATTTGTCTCTGGGGATTCAGACACGGTGTTGCCTAATAGTGCTACGTTGGTGGAGACGAGATCAGGGGATGGGATAGAAGCGTGGGTGATTCTTGATGAACGATATGCTGCAGCCTTTCAGAAGAATGAGGAGCTTCTTCTTTGTGCTTGCTTTAATCCCACTGTGTTGTAA